One Polynucleobacter sp. MWH-Spelu-300-X4 genomic window carries:
- a CDS encoding RND family transporter yields the protein MKKKLTHILHVGEEWLFANPKIVLSIIFAISVAFASLLPNLRMGTDFDDLLPQNHSFIQLHNQIKGDFGGASAVVVSVEVKDGDIFTNDTLSLIDNLTQGVDSLPGVNHNLVSSLTHRTTRKITLDETGNIKSALYFDPASPNLSPAELDQMRRDVMANPRVYGLMVSPDMKSAIIKGQMNEGGDIDYRKTFAELSELRAKYANDKAKIHATGLPVLTGWVYTYLNQILQILLYTAALIFGLLVVYFRRFYGVALPLLGICLSSAWGLGFMTILGYTLDPLSMPIPFLIAARATSHGVQLVERYYYELEITKSGKKAARNALDALFRPGSLAITIDAIGIFVICLGAAPINIKLGYYAGFWGFSVIFTVHFMVPLFLTILPEPKKKENNRSATTAVLYNMAKFIVNPLNVKIGLIGTALAVVVASFFVAQVKFGESEPGSPILNRTHDYNISAKSINEHFPGSEELFVVARTKDQNGIQRPEVVHAMEKFGDQMMARDPELGGYKAVPGLIRQVNMLTHSGDPRWAQIPDTQIEVAGLMSAYELSSPIPGAMKEFMNPEGTDAVLAFFYKDHQATTLKRVVDNSKEFIKGINGTVENFELLLGGGIIGVSAAIDEENFHDTMLITPIVMLMAFIFVMIYYESLHAGWLMILPMLYATILTYGYMGFMNIGISVNTIPVIAVGVGVGIDYAVYIMDRIREEYEELHDLREAVLRALSTTGLAVGFTAATLIAGVIMWVILSDLRFQSDAALLLTVMLALNAVAAVLLVPAWVMAFKPKFITGIHRDEDGILQND from the coding sequence GTGAAAAAGAAACTAACCCACATACTCCACGTTGGCGAAGAATGGCTATTCGCTAACCCTAAGATTGTTCTTTCAATTATCTTTGCTATTAGTGTTGCCTTTGCTTCATTGCTACCTAATTTGCGCATGGGCACAGACTTTGATGATCTGTTACCGCAAAACCATTCATTCATTCAATTGCATAACCAAATCAAAGGTGACTTTGGTGGTGCAAGTGCGGTTGTAGTGAGTGTTGAAGTTAAAGATGGCGATATCTTCACTAATGACACACTAAGTTTGATTGATAACTTGACGCAAGGTGTTGATAGTTTGCCTGGTGTTAACCATAACTTGGTTAGCAGTTTGACACACCGTACGACTCGTAAGATCACATTGGATGAAACAGGCAACATTAAGTCTGCTCTGTATTTTGATCCAGCTTCACCAAATTTATCACCTGCAGAACTAGATCAAATGCGTCGTGATGTGATGGCTAATCCACGCGTCTATGGTTTGATGGTTTCTCCAGACATGAAGTCAGCCATCATCAAAGGTCAGATGAACGAAGGCGGTGATATTGACTACCGTAAAACATTTGCTGAGTTATCTGAGTTGCGCGCTAAATACGCGAATGACAAAGCAAAAATTCACGCAACTGGTTTGCCAGTTCTAACAGGTTGGGTTTACACATACTTAAATCAAATTTTGCAGATTTTGCTTTATACAGCTGCATTAATTTTTGGTTTATTGGTTGTTTACTTCCGTCGTTTCTACGGTGTGGCATTGCCTTTGTTAGGCATCTGTTTATCATCAGCTTGGGGCTTGGGCTTCATGACAATTTTGGGTTACACGCTTGACCCATTGTCTATGCCAATCCCATTCTTGATTGCCGCTCGTGCGACATCGCACGGTGTGCAATTAGTAGAGCGTTACTACTACGAATTAGAAATTACGAAGAGCGGTAAAAAAGCAGCGCGTAATGCATTGGACGCTTTGTTTAGACCTGGTTCATTGGCGATTACGATTGACGCGATTGGTATTTTCGTTATTTGTTTGGGCGCAGCACCGATTAACATCAAGTTAGGTTACTACGCTGGATTCTGGGGCTTCTCTGTGATCTTCACAGTTCACTTCATGGTTCCATTGTTCTTGACGATTTTGCCAGAGCCTAAGAAGAAAGAAAACAATCGTTCAGCGACGACTGCTGTTCTTTACAACATGGCTAAATTTATTGTTAACCCATTGAATGTGAAGATTGGTTTGATTGGTACAGCGTTAGCAGTAGTTGTGGCTAGCTTCTTCGTAGCTCAAGTGAAGTTTGGTGAGTCTGAGCCAGGTTCTCCAATATTGAACCGCACTCATGACTACAACATTTCTGCTAAATCTATTAACGAACATTTCCCTGGTTCAGAAGAGTTATTCGTTGTAGCAAGAACAAAAGATCAGAACGGTATTCAAAGACCAGAAGTTGTTCACGCGATGGAAAAATTTGGCGATCAAATGATGGCTAGAGATCCAGAGTTGGGTGGATACAAAGCTGTTCCTGGTTTGATTCGTCAAGTGAACATGTTGACTCACAGTGGTGATCCACGTTGGGCACAAATTCCTGATACACAAATTGAAGTTGCTGGTTTGATGTCTGCTTATGAACTATCTAGCCCGATTCCTGGTGCGATGAAAGAGTTCATGAATCCAGAAGGTACAGATGCTGTTTTAGCTTTCTTCTATAAAGACCACCAAGCAACAACATTGAAGCGTGTGGTTGATAACTCTAAAGAGTTCATCAAAGGTATCAACGGTACTGTTGAAAACTTCGAGCTCTTATTAGGTGGCGGCATCATTGGTGTGAGCGCTGCGATCGACGAAGAAAACTTCCATGACACGATGTTGATTACACCAATCGTGATGTTGATGGCCTTTATCTTCGTGATGATCTATTACGAGTCATTGCATGCTGGTTGGTTAATGATTTTGCCGATGTTATACGCAACGATCTTGACTTACGGTTATATGGGCTTCATGAACATTGGTATTAGCGTGAACACGATTCCTGTGATTGCGGTGGGTGTGGGTGTTGGTATTGACTACGCTGTATACATCATGGACCGTATTCGTGAAGAGTATGAAGAGTTACATGATCTTCGTGAAGCTGTTCTACGTGCATTGAGCACAACAGGTTTAGCGGTTGGCTTCACTGCGGCGACATTGATTGCTGGTGTGATTATGTGGGTGATCCTATCTGACCTACGTTTCCAATCAGACGCTGCTCTATTGTTAACAGTGATGTTGGCCTTGAATGCTGTAGCGGCGGTTCTTTTAGTACCGGCTTGGGTCATGGCATTTAAACCTAAATTCATCACGGGCATTCACCGTGATGAAGACGGCATCTTGCAAAACGATTGA